The following nucleotide sequence is from Bos taurus isolate L1 Dominette 01449 registration number 42190680 breed Hereford chromosome 3, ARS-UCD2.0, whole genome shotgun sequence.
TAAAActgaatatataataaaaataagcaaaattttacattttaattttttcattaatttttcaaagACGATCTCTAACCCAAAAGTTCTTATGAATCATGACTTGGAGTCAATCTATAGGTAACATCAATAATTGGGTTTTACAACAGAAagatatatataaacatgtaactgaatcactttacagcAAAAagtaacaacactgtaaataacctatagttcaataaaagaaattaaaaaaaaataattgggtTTTGTCCAAGTGCCCCTCCACAGATGATTGGTTTAAgatgtgagatacacacacacacacacacacacacacaggaaaattactcagccataaaaaagaattaaatattgtcacttgcagcaatatggatagacCTACAGAATATCATATAAAgtgaaatcagacaaagacaaatactatgtgatatatgtagaacctaaaaaaatacaaatgaatctatatataaaatagaaacaaagacatagagaacaaatgtggttaccaaagggtaaaaaggaggaaggaaagggataACTTAGgtgtatgggattaacagatacaaactactatacgtaaaataaataatcaacatgGATTTAGTCTACACCACAGGGAGTTATTAaaatactcaatatcttataataacctacaatgaaaaataattttgaaatgtatatatatatatatataagctaattacaaccctgattctgggaaagattgggggcaggaggagaagggaacaacagaggatgagatggctggatggcatcaccgactcaatggacatgggtttgggtggactccgggagttggtgatggacagggaggcctggagtgctgcagttcacggggtcacaaagacacgaCTTTGCatagtgctgcagttcatggagttcatggggtcggacacgactgagcgactgagcgactgaactgaactgaactgaagctaattACTTAGCtatatacctgaagctaacacaatactgtatatCAGTGACActtcaaagaaataataattggGTTTTTTAAATAAGTGCCTGGATTTGATAAATTTGGATGGAAATGGCTATAAGGCCTGAAGGAATATATACTTTCCCTTGGAGCACAAGCAAATATGATCATAAGTGGAGGCAGAGATACAGCTATTTATACAGCCTAAAACTCTGGGCCTCAATCAGTTCAGGGAGCAGAATCTAAAGCCTCTGGCAAGTCACCTAAACCCCAACTCCTTATCCTGTTGATGCTACAAAGATCACCCAGCTTTATTTAAATACTACTAATCACAAGGGTACCAGGCGAGAGAGATCCATTTTCATAGTCCCATTTACCTCCAATCTTGAATTTCAAGTAGACAGGTGAGATGCCAGCATATATCACGAAAGGGATACAGAATGAAAAGAGAACAAACCATCTATTctgtgaaactgaaaaaaaaaacaagaaagagagtTAGGAAGATAGGTCTTTGGGGATACATtggaataacaacaaatattcTGGTTACAGGAAGCTTTGGAAAGTTCTCATTGCTATTTCTATTCACGTGTGTTTAACCTATGTCAGAGCTCAGGCATAAAAATTAGGAGCTGGGCTGAAGTTTGGGATTACAGGCATTTACATTGAAGATAGAGAAGGGTTAGGAAGAATTACCTCCCTCTGCACAATGCAGCACATGATCAGCCTTGGAAAAAGATCTAGAAAGAGGAGGGGCCTGGTCACTATAACCTTGTAAATGCTCAAGGGTCTAAAGTTTATAGAACCAACAAAGTGGTAGTTTGCAGAAACTGTGAATTAGCTAACAGGACAAAAGTACCTTGGAAGCCAAGAATTTAACAGATGTAAGAGCCTTAAGGTAAAATGAAAGCCTCTCCCCCACAGCATCTCTGTCATTTAGCTATTTAATCTTTTCTTGAATATTCATATACTAAGAAGCTTATTACAATGTAAGAAAGATCATTTCAAGACTAGACAACTCTTCTTATTAAGCCATGAGTTCCTACAGCAAGCAAGATGAAAAAGATTCATTTATTGATTCTTAACATTTCTAGAGGAAAATGACAAGATTATTGGGTAATCCTGAAATATACTATGCAAGGAACAAATAACTATGAATGCTTGGCTTAGAATAGAGAAGGCCCAGAaagtgtttgcttttatttttgtcttagttctttgttttgttttttaaaccacaAATAGCAGAAATTACCAACAAGAAATTTCCAAAAGGAAGAGTTTTCTCGCTTTTTCTTGTACTTTATTGTCAATATCTAGAACAGTACCTAGTATCTAAGAGAGGTTTAATATAAATATGCTGAATAAATAAGTCAATTTTTTAATAAGCCAGTGACCTCCCCATCATTGTAAAATAAGCAAAGCATAGTCTTGATAAGACACAAAGTCAACATGAAGAAGAGCATGGTGGCTGGAGCAAAGTGTTTGACGTTTGAAACATCTGGGTTCCAATTTTGCCTCTGTATTTATAGGTTGTTTGAGCCTGACCAAGTCGCTTAAAAACTCTGCcccttaatttcttcatctaaaGAATGATGATAATAAATAGAGCCTAACTTGTAGGAACGTTTGGGTAAGTTAGTAAGTGGTTTACTACTTATTGTTTGTCTCATCAGTTGACATATGATAAATACTCATTCAAGGTTATAGAGGGATTTATGAATTGGGTAGAAGGCTGGACAAGTTGAATCCCATGCTCTTTTTTAGCCTTATATTTCCTGAATCATAGGTAAGTCTCATTTTCATGACAGCTCTCAAAAGGAACCTGTCTTGTGAATTGTGTTTCTGTCATTTTTTCACCATATATCAGGTAATCTCCCAAAGTCTCCTGAtccatctcttcctcctttcAGAAAAGCCTAGAATGTATGATGGCCTTTTTCTCTCAGAAAGTCTAAAGTATTTGATGTCATAAGCAGTCACTTCTGTTACTCATCTTGCATGGTCTGAAGTTCCTAAGGCCAAAGTCATTCTCCAACATATCTGATAACTTCAACTGCCCTCTGTTTTCAGTTCACTTAAATTAAGCCTGTTTCCTACTTCTAATGGGGAAAAAGAGTGCATGTTCAGGTTAATTGATAGGAAGAGAAAAAGTGGCATTGAGAGCAAACTGAGAAGGGCCAGAAATCTGGGCATTAGTccatatgttttccttttattcttgttATCAGGTAAAGTATTCTGAACCATTCTAGTGATAAGTTTAAAGATCCATGGCTGTCTATGGGAAAGGACAGATTATTAAGATTTCAGAAAATGGCCCAAGTGATGGGCAACAGTATCTGAAAGGACCAGGAGGTCTTGGTAGTGATAGACCCtctagcagcagcagtgctggagAATCACGAGGAGAGAAGCTGGCAGCCTAACCTGACGTAACTCAAGGCAATGAGACCTTCTTTGACAAAGAGGAGTGGGATACATTGAGGAGTGGGCTTACAGTTTTGTATGAGCCTTCCCTAGGCATTTGATATCAGGTAAATAATGGGGTGACTTCAGAGCTTTTTACCTGTCCCGagtaaaatacatgaaacaacaAGTAAAATGATCAGATATATCAGGAGGTATAAGTTCTCACATAACATCCCCACAGACTTTGATTTGAACAGGATatctgaaagagagagaaagacgtGATAAGCAGGGCAGTGGTATCACAAGGCTCCCCTGGGCATAGACTACTGCTGCTAAGGAAGCAGGACCCACTCTCAAGGCCCCCATTACACTCTGCACTATGTACCGGGCTCAGATGAAGGCTACTGTCCTATGAAGCTGGACTGGGGGACAGACTAAAATCAGGGAATTTGGGGGCCAAGGATGGGACAGGCTTGGATTGGATGGGGGAATAACTTCctacttttctccttttaattctAGGGGACaaatccatgaaatgaaaaaaattacaggaCAGGGACCTGGGCACCACAATACATGTAACATTTGGGGCTGCCAATGGCCATGGAACTGGATCAGGATGTGCCTCAATGAATTTTAgaaagttttcaaaaatacaaaatctctgaaattctagaaataaaactGAGTTACCTAACATTCAGAGTTTAAATTCTCTCTAGTTTAGGACTGACATGATAAAACTTCCCCTAGGAAAGAAAACCCAATAtccttctcaaaatattttgtaaagcTACGAATTTCTCAGTGGAAATAAATCAAGGAAGTCCTCATACTCCCCAAAGTGCAGAAAAGTGTAATGCCAGCATTTGCCCAACATTACTATCAATTGCCAGTGACCTGTAATTGTCGTTTaattactaagttgtgtctgactcttttgcaacgcCGTGGACAGAAACCCCAATTCTAACTACTACAGTGGCATGTGGTCACCAAGTGAAAGATTATACGTCAGTCTCTTTGGCAGTTAGCTGTGGCAATTAATATTAAGTCAATGGGATAGAACTGGAGTGATTATGCAACTtccaaatgtgaaagaaaattgctttttttctgcttcttccctTTCTACATCCCCAAGACTTGGGATAAAGTTGTAATGATGAAAATCAGACCTAACCATGCAAGGAGGACTAGAACCCTTGAGGTTGCAGAGCAGTAAGGTAGGAAGAGCCCAGGTATCTGAGTATCTCAAGGAGTACCGAGAGCCTCGTAAATTATTTGGCTATTTCTGTTGTGTTTGAACTACTGCTGGGGATAGTAATCTTCCTGTGTAACAGCTGAACTGTTGTTCTAACTAAATGGGCCTTTTCTCGCCTCCTGTCATTTCCATCCACCTTGACTTCTTTGGGGACTATACCTGGTCACTGGCCGAAGAACAAAggacacagtttattgtgttcacCTCTGACTTCCCTGGTCGCACTTACcctttgtcagaaaaaaaaacagccttGCTCAGATTGTAGGTACTCACCGTGTGAACTGGGCCCAAATCTTGGATTTGTCACTTCCTGGTTGCTGGATATTTACTAACTGTTCTGTATATCTATGCATAAGGTGGTAATAAAGACCACTTGTGGCATCCGTAATTGTTAAGTCACTCTTAGTTCTGCATTTTGCTTTATGTCTTGTAAAGCCATTTCATTTGCAatgttttatttcaaattcaaaatgCCATCTATCTATGCTATCATTTCCAAACGAGAAAAATGAATGGTCTTAAAGGTTAAGTGGATCTAGAAATCTAGAAAGAGTGAATATTGCACTCAAAGAACAAAGTTCACAAAGCTAGAGAATAGTGGATCTAGCATTTGAATGACATATAATTTTTGAAACCTTAACATGCTAAACAGAGTAAGGGCTCTTTATCTAATTAATgtaattatttccatttaaagaaATATCCCCTTTCACATCCTATGTTTTCCCTGCTCCTGGGAACTTAATAAGGTTTAAATATTACATGTCTAGAGCAGTTTGTAGTTTATAAAGCAATTTCACGTTTATTTATTTCAGTCAGCTTTATCTTTCATCTGTCACATAGATGAAAACAGTTTCTCCTTGATAGAGCCAAGCCACAAGCACTCACCTGGTAGGATAACACCTGCCCTTTTCTCTTGACCAGTGACTGGATTACAAACGCAGCAAGTGACAGGACTGTGGGTGCTGTTTTTGAGAAGAACACTCATCTTCAGGTGCAATAATCCAGCTCCATCCACTGAGGAGGACTTTGATGAGTGTGGAATTACGTTTCCCCTGCTGTCTCTCCACTCCACCTGGGGTGATGGGAACCACCCTCCCGAGTTACACTCCAGCATGAGCCCTTTTGCATCAGGAATTTGAACATTAATCTGTATATCCAAGCCTAGAGCtgaaggagaagacagaaatgCCATTATAATTATTGTTGTAGACTCAGAAGCTGAAACATAAATGTTTCCTCTGATTCTCTGTGGTCCGCTATATTCGTAAGTTTAATACAGATGGGCAGATTAGGGCAAGGGTAGTACTCCAATCCGGGAgtatatcaagaacctcagatatgcaaatgacaccacccttatggcagaaagtaaagaagaactaaagagcctcttgatggcttaaagctcaacattcagaaaacgaagatcatggcatctagtcccatcacttcatggcaaatagatggggaaacagtggaaacattggctgactttattttggggggctccaaaatcattgcagatcaTTGCAAAATCACtgaagccaggaaattaaaagatgcttactccttggaaggaaagttatgaccaacctagacagcatattgaaaagcagaaacattactttgccaacaaaggtccatctagtcaaggtgatggtttttccagtggtcatgtatggatgtgagagttgaactataaagagagctgagtgctgaagaattgatgcttttgaactgtggtgttggagaagattattgagagtcccttggactgcaaggagattcaaccagtccatcctaaaggagatcagtcctgggtgttcattggaaggactgatgttgaagctgaaacttcaatactttggccacctgatga
It contains:
- the LOC112445889 gene encoding selection and upkeep of intraepithelial T-cells protein 9-like → MLECNSGGWFPSPQVEWRDSRGNVIPHSSKSSSVDGAGLLHLKMSVLLKNSTHSPVTCCVCNPVTGQEKRAGVILPDILFKSKSVGMLCENLYLLIYLIILLVVSCILLGTVSQNRWFVLFSFCIPFVIYAGISPVYLKFKIGVSDSDDLFPLYSTWIRDICVILTVLMIFFPVLISCLLQTLEGKARREGPL